In Lathyrus oleraceus cultivar Zhongwan6 chromosome 2, CAAS_Psat_ZW6_1.0, whole genome shotgun sequence, the DNA window gtaatccctactttttttccttagagagttaatccttgatatgttcatcctaaccgatgacggattttctcctctttgcggtcttctgcccagtaaccggtagttgtaaatcctactttcccctCCGAGTTTATCCTggatatgttcatcctaaccggtgacgaatattctctcctTGGTATTCTGTCTAGTAATTGATAaatataattcctatttttccccgacagtctatccttgatatgctcatcttaaccgatgatagatattcttcctttgagtttatccttgatatgttcactttaacccgtgacagatattctctctttggtcttttgcccagtagccggtagttgtaaatcctatttgatatttttcCTAGCAGAccattcttacccagtaactggtaacaaatacacctctttttcctcaaggagtcatccttgatatgtttaccctaatcgaTAATGGATGCCCCTCTATCAGAGTATATTATattcctacccagtaaccgataataaataatatatttttggTACTACTGTGTTAaagttcattcttccccaattgagtttaATTCAGGTATTTtagctttgttctgatctacttgtttcccctacatattttcccttatccccaaccgggttcttccattgatttattttcatggaaattcccctTGCTTCTCCATCAGTTTTTAAGTCGTAACCTGGCCTATGTACAACTTTTATCCCCAAAatctctgtctccccagtgagtgtTCCTTACAGAATGCAGTATAttcctgtggactttcagtctctccggattcttttcctttgtggcaatatattccccacgaagattatttttaacattcatatcatatgcatcatgaggtctcttagggaccaaaatttgtttctatatgttgttatttaatcccattctactgagttgatacgaagattttaaccttcacatcctcagttagaatgtccttaaataggggtagctgtaagaccccaattttgaccctaagatccctcatgctatctcatcatatgcattagctttgggatcacaccttggcatcctccttacccctcattcattgggtttggattgggagaggtcaccaagcacatttgattgcatcatactttgtttttcattatttactaaccaaaataccaaaaatatgtctatgtatagtttacttattttgtaggtagtgtgtgtgttcacctatgcctcatcaagctcatatcgAGAGTTTAACACCCTCAGTGCAAGGAAACTAATCAAtagatggttcacattgactttatacatcatatatggatccccatgatcttcacatatcattttgatcaagaaatcatcaagagtttgaagcttgtttgtcttggaagccctaattcatctgggtatcttgtgtgactttctcaacaagtttcttcaccatttgatcaaatatttcaagggatacttcatattacatcatcttatacatatatgatcctccatgagtccaagagatcatgagaatttcaagtttggaagatggttcatggtggttgaccagagaaagttaactagtcaaaactggggttccctagaccctatctcctacaatttttgtccTATGAGAATTAttacaagataaaagttactctttatgatattccaaacaactttcatgttttggttgatagctagtttttcttggaaagtcattttatatggtgaaagattataagtcattttgtctgaatcctagttaggaggttaaaatccaaggaccataacttgctcaattcttagaagatgaaagccattaaagtttcatgatgaaattcaagatgtcatatccaacttttattcttggaataagttcaaattccacttgcaaatgcatgtgccaagaggaaacattatagatcattttgggccattaccatcaccattagaggacaatcttgaaggttttcatttgaaaatcgagtttaAAATCTCCTtatgttttgagattgaaactccaagaatccaagccttttcttgatccaattcaacttctacaagcttctgaagtcaagccaaggccaattggaagcaagatcaagcaagcTTCAAGCTCCCTCAAAGGTAATTTTCCtgaattttcatctcttcgattctctctcaattcttcaccattctttgtgatttttgattggctgaagtcctaccaatgtaggcagcaagattgagttgctttgaggttaaatcgaagcaactcagttcatgatcctcaaaattcaaatctctgtatcttttatatacttgaaattggagaaaattgaTGCCAAATTtgtgatcctgagcattttctctttgaaatagtgtccttgtttttcattttccattgaaatgaagttggaccagtccggtggaggtcaccagagaagatgaccggagccctagctccggtggtgtaTTATCACACTTCttggccatctgatcatgtttgaaCGTTTTAATTTGATCTCTTGCTTTTGATTACCAAGCATGTGACAcgttgactgcagtgcaccatggaacacgcgcgtgtggccataagatctgccatctcaattaatgagggagatctgatgacccttgttttttcttattttattttaatttctaattttatgtttaatccttttattttgtttaattcatactaatttcatttttaatccaaaaaatatgagactttcaccaaaaatctctaaatgtttttctcttacatattctgaattaaaattattttttggattaattttgatatttttcatgagttaaatgtttttgtgcatatttttaaaattattttttggattaattttgatatttttcatgagttaaatgtttttgtgcatatttttaattgtttaaaatacttctgatttttcaaaaatcatgaaattttttgtctaaggtcctttgaccttgtttgacctatgataaatctcttgaccatttatttggtgttttgaagagattttagattttgaccaaattaaaatgcattttaattcatttttaaattgattttaaattgattaaatgtgtaaatATCTAATACCAAGGTCACCCTCTTTGGAAAGTCTACAACTGGTCTTCCAAGTAATAATTGTTGGACATGTGATTCCACACACAAGAGTGAGAGTGAATTAGGAGTTTTAGAAAAATGGtagtttgaaaatattttattatcattttcagagtttaaaaatgttttaataaaaatgttttgaaataatgcaaaaaaaataAATATGCATAAAATAAAGAGTTAAAAGTAAGAGAAATGACACCAGGAATTTATACAGGTTCAGTCCAGAAAAATTAATCTTGTCCCCGAGATTTGATCTTAAGAATATCCAATAATACTTAAGAGATTTTAGTAGGTTAAACTCTCAAACCCCCCGTATATAAGGAAAAATGAAGGTTTCTGCAAACTTCTAACCAAACAACGAACAACAAAGAGAGGCAGTTAGTCTTCCTTCCAAACACGAACTTGAAGTAGTTAGTCCTAAAGATAAACCGGTATTTTCTATGGACTTATCTCGAACTAATGTGAGATTTTGACCGGGCTGAGTTCACGATCCGAACTGGAGTTTTAACCAACTGACCGTGAACCAAGATGAGATTTTAAACAAGAATTATTTCGATCCAAGGTGAGCTTTTAACTAGGATGAACTCATGAACTAAACTGGGGTTTTGAGAAGGCTGACCTCGAACCAATATGAGATTTTGAATCGGGTTGATCTTCAACTGAAGTAAGATTTTAACCAATTTAAGCTTACCAACTGAACCGACGACTTAGAAACTAAATCTCCAAACTAAACCTTTTAAACGATTTAGCTTTTAACCCAAACAAACACTCCCTTAAGGATAAATTATTCAAAAAAGATAAATATACTCCTTGGTGAATTTACAATAATGTCCTTTCCAATATACAAAAATTCCCCACTTAACAAAAAGTCTTTCTCGAAACGCTATGTCTAAATTTATGTGAAACAaagttaaaaatattttaaagaaATAGATAGAGTGAGGAGTGAGATAGAAGACTCACTTTTTTGGATATGAAAATGTGAAAGGAgagacctctatttataggctagaggttgACATAAAAAAGAAAAGATTTATGAGCCAAAATTAATGTGTCAATCGATTGTCATCTTGCCCCAATCAATTGAGAGCCCAAAAATAAATGATTATGAATGTTTAAAAGGGAAAGAAAATATACAGAGATGTTGCCATTCATTAAGACGTTGTCACAAATATTTAAGGATAGATTTTTCAGTAACCCAATTGATTGGGTATGAGTCCAATCAATTGGATAATACAGTATCTTGTCCACAACTATTTTGACAATTCTTGATTCACCTTGCACTACTCCAAAACATTTTTAGGGATATTTTCTTAAGAAATAAAGGCTTAAATTTCTTTTTAGTGTGTGTGATTTATCCGTATAACTTTACAAAAAAGTTCTTATATTTTTTTACAAAACACAGTTTACTCAGACGTGACAAAGAAAactttcacacttcctctctttcacactTTAACTTCTACATGATTCATGGTATAGTGAATCATCATACTGTATAGACGTATAACATTGGCAGTGAGAGGGTAATGAATGTTACAATATGGATCAGATAAGAGAGACATGACACAAACATCAAAATTAAACTTATTAACTTCTTCATCATATATAATGTATTCTTGATTGATGAATGATGGGTTGCAATTTTGTGCAAATTCTTCAAGAGTTAGAGCAATGGGTTGCTTCTTTACTTCTAAGATTACAATAATATTTGATTATTCGAGGTTTGCATAGAAATTTCTTACTAACTCGAGATATCTTTCCTTAGGTACTTCAAAAATTAAGTTTCTTAAATCCACATTTTTTAAGACTTCTACAAAGAGGAAATCCTTGAAAAGCTCCTCATCCAAGTAACGAGAGGTGTATAATTCTCTTTTGACAAAGTACCGATTGAATTTGTTCTCTTTTTCTTTAGTAGAGAAGTTTTCCGAGAAGTGTGACGGAGAAGCTTGAGATGACCAGGTTCTCTTTGGTGCCATTTTGAGACGATAAAGAGAGAATGAGACACTTAGATGTTTCTAATGCAATGTACAAGTTAGGTAGGATGAGATGAGAAATAAGTGATAACTTACCTCTATTTATAGTTATTGTTTAATCGATTGGGTGAACCACTCTAAATATTTATCTATCTTTTTATATTTTTACCACCTCCTTGAGATATGCATTGTCACCATTAAAAAAGTGGGAGAATGTGGATCTATGTGAAGTGCATGTATAATCGTTAACTGGTTTTGATGATGATTACTAATGACAATTTATGACAAATGTCAAGAAACCTTTAAAGAGCTATAAACTTCCAAGCTCATTTCGATAGTTATTTGTGACACGTGTCAAATGGGGAGTTGATATCAATTATCAAGTATTTCATGATGATAACATCTTATTAAAATGAAGATATCTCAAGCATTATAAGTCAAATGATTTAAATATACAATTGACGTGATAATCAATAATCGAATCTAGGAGAGTATCTTGAAGTATGAAAGAGAGAAAATGTGAAAGCTCATCTAACATTGTGGTTAACGTCTTTGAGTGGCCAATTtaaacacacatacacacacacacacacacacacacacacacacacacacacacacacacacacacacacacacacacacacacacacacacacacacacacacacacacacaaatattttcaaaccatcTCCGATTTCAATCAAACTTCTTAAAACCTATCAAGACATGGGTGTAATTGATTAAGTGTTTCAATTCAGTTAGGAAATACAACTCACTACCTAATCAATTAAGGACTTGGTCCAATCAATTAAAGTAAGGAGAAATACCTTCTAATCGATTTGAAAAACTATTATTCAATTAATTCATATAGTCGTTTTAGGGTTTCCTTTTCTAGATTAGGGTTACCGTCTTTTGAAGTGTTTTAATCGATTAAAGCACCATTACATAGATTGAATCACTTATTTTATCCCATGGATTATTTCCTTTTTAGGTCTAAGTTTTTCTATATAAAACAAGGGGTTTTCCTAATTTTATAATATACAAGATTTCTCAATAGAAACCTCTCTATTTTTCTTCTACTCTCTTTGTTTTAAAAGTTGCTTTTTCACAAGAATGATAGTAGTGTTGAAAGCATGAAAAACTCTTATGAGAGTTGTTTTGTAACTGACGTTgttcttaatttattttattcAAAATTGTCATTATATTGTATAATATCTTTGAAAATAATTTGAAGTTTGCAAGATAAACCTATATAAATGCTTAGGTGATGTTTCTTTAGTTAATCCTATACAAAAGTTCTCGTTGTAGGTTCTTGAGTTAAACTTATATAAAATCTCTAGTTGTAGGTTTTTTAGCTAAGCATGTATAAAAGTTATGGTTATAGGTTCTTGAGCTAAGCTTCTATAAAACCTCAAATTGTAGATTCTTGAGCTAAAACTATATTAAAGCTATAGTTGTAGGTTCTTGAGCAAAGCCTCTATAAAAGTTATATTTATTGGTTCGTGAGCTAAACCTGTGTGAAAACTCTATTTGTTATTGAAAGTTGTTTGGGACGATCTTGCAAAAAGCTAAAGTATGATTTTAATAGAATTCTCAAGAGGAAACTCTTGAGATGAGAGTAAGTCAAGTGGTTAGACCGAAAAAATTTAAACATTTGATGCAATCTCTCTATCTCTTCTCTCTTTATTTTCCGTTTTTTTATTATATGTTTGCTACATATCTCTCTTCATCTCTATCTTCATTCTATCTTTCCACTGCCATATCTCTGATTGTTTATCAAATCTAATATAATTGTTTTAAAGACAAaagtattttattaattatttttgaatttcaaAGAACACAATTCATCCCCACTTATGTTTGAAGTCATTTGGTCAACAAAGACCTCTCTTCGGCTAACAAATTCTCAAGTAGAAAATTTTGATGAGGATCTTTCCTTAGGAGAAAACAACAAATTTTGTCATAAGGTAGTGGTTTATTGAGGACGACGAGAGATCGAACATAATTTCCCACCCTGCCTCCAAGAGGTAACTTTACGGGTAAACTTTCTCAACTAACACACGACTACTCGTTGAGGAAGGTCACAATGGAGACCTTGTCCCACCGGTTAAATTATCTCTTGATTTGTTGACGAAGGATTTGAGGGGAGCCGAACTTGGGTCCTTTCCCATAGTCGTCAAGATTTTATTTGAAAGGGTAATATTAGAAGTATTTCTACCATTATACACTATCTTGGTgtaaaataaagaaaaatggAATATCGCTTAAAGAGATTTCCCACAGAAGACGCCAATTATATGATGTGTACCTAGAGTACTTCATCTCAGAATTGGTTGTCTTAGTTAGATGGTAAAATTCAGTAGCTAGCTGATATTTGGTGTTTCGTATGACGTCTAGGGGTGATATCTGTAAATACTTTGACGCCCAAGTTAATAATTGTATGAGGCAAAAAAAGTATGTATTTGGATTGGGTGTTTTACCTTCCATTATAGAGGGCAATTTTAGGGTTTTACAAGTCTAGAACCTTCCATTGTAAGATAGTTGTGCGATGAGACAAGTGTAAATGTTTGACTCGTTATGTGATCAAACTGtcttatttcatttaattacATTAATTAAGTGTTTCTCTAGGGCAAAACCTTTACATGTTTTCGAGGCTCCATAACCTATTTCTCTGAAGTGTTTTATTTACAATCTTTTCTTGGTATTTGAAGTTATAAATATGTTGGACCTTGTTTATTACAGGATCGTATGCTTGTCGCTAAAATAGTACcaataataaaattttaaaataaatcatttcaCTCAATGAATtcacacacacatatatatatatatatatatatatatatatatatatatatatatatatatatatatatataatatatatatatatatatatatatatatatatatatataaatttgTATGGTTTTTAGAAtagttttaattattttaaaataatatcTTTTATTAAAACAGAGTTTTGTTTATTTCTTTAAAATGTTTACACTATAAACTAATTATAAACTAATGTATAAATAACGACTTAAATTgatttataaattattttatttttggttATGATAGTTATTTAATTTACTATACATTATATAATAccttttatttcatttaattttcattttaattctttttaCTCGAGAAATtaataatcaatttttttttaaaattaaataagTTAGATTGGTATTGTTAATGAATTTCATAGTGAGTTCAAATTTCACTATCAATAGCTGGATCTATTTATAAATTgatatataaatatttttataaatctTAAAGTCAATTCAAATATTAATGAGTCTCGGAATCCAACTCacataaattttattttattaagaAATAAATTATGTTGGTATTgttttttaataaattttttatatttCAAAATGTTTAAAAGGCATATTATGTAATGAATTTTATTGACATTTAATTTCTCTATTTAAAAGATTTGATAAGATTGCCACGCAGGCATACTAAAAAAAAAAGTTGATTCTCTTGTACGCACCAATTTCATTTCTTAGCTTATTTATGCAGTGGATTCTAATATTCTCTTTTGCCAAGCATTCCATTtatatgaagaaaaaaaacttCGTCACTTTTCAACTAACATAGCGGTAAAAATAATTGACGTTTTCACTTTTGTTTGTGCTTATTTAAACTTCTGACATTAATATTTtataatttcttttatttcatttatttctcatttttaCATCCTCTAAATTTTTAATTGAAAATTCTTAAAGGCTTAGTATTATATAATGCATTTTAATTCCAatttctatttcattttattagagaaATAAATAATCACcctttattttttttatattaaatacATTACAATAGTATTGTTTCCTAAATTTTCCCTCgaattttttatatattaaaatatttaataaacGTAGAATTTAAACTTAAAGATAGTATACTCTCCGTGTAAAGAAATATTACATTAATATCAAtcaaaatatattaaaaataaagATGTGATATGCGGGATAGACGAATTTTATTGGTTgaaattataaaaatattttattggCATAGTCCTTTTTCTCaatgaattttattttatgaCATTTAATTTCTTAGATTATTTTTGCTTTGGATTCTAATAATCTACACCTGAGTACAAATTAAAACAGTTGTAAAATATTTGGCGTTTTCACTTTTGTTTTCTGCTTATTTCAATCTCTGAATCTCACACACAAGACGTAAagagaagatgaagatggaagcTTCAGTTTCAGCAGTGGAGAAAATAATCGGTTACACTTTTCAAAACAAGAAGCTTCTAGAACAAGCCCTAACCCATACTTCTTACCCTGAAGCCGTTTCATACGAGCGTCTCGAGTTCGTCGGCGACGCCGTATTAGGTCTCGCGATCAGCAATCACCTCTTCCTCGCTTACTCCTCCGTTGATCCTGGTACACTCTCCCTCCTCCGTGCCGCTAATGTTAGCACCGAGAAACTCGCTCGCGCTGCCGTTCGTAATGGTCTGCACCGTTACGTACGTCACAATACATTTTCAATTGTTGATATGATTAACGAGTTTGTTGAAGCGGTTGATTGTGAGGATGActgtgttgttgttaagtatggTGGATCGGTGAAAGCTCCGAAGATTCTTGCTGATATTGTCGAGTCTATTGCTGCTGCTGTTTATGTTGATGTTGGTTTTGATCTTAAAAAATTATGGGTGGTAGGGCTATTTCTGAACTTTTTAGATTTTTTTTGTTAGCATTTCAATTGTTGTTTTTTTCACTGTGTTGAACTGTTGATGATAGTAGAAAGGATCATAGCAATTAAAATGAGCATGATGATATGAAAGATTTATTAGCATTTTTAAAATTATGTGAAATTTTGGCAAGAAAAGCTTCTGTTATCTCAGTTTGTGAAATTTCAATGGCATTGTTCAAACTTGCAATCCAAGTTTACCTGGATAGTAACATTAATTTTTGGACCAGATTTACTCTATTAGAAAAGGGAATGACTAGGAATTCCTAAAACTAAGATACATTTAGACctaattaattgattatgatgATTAGATTTACAGATGTTTGTTATAGCTTGTACATTGGGTTTGGTTGGTTGGATTGGGGTGTATTGTTGCTCCCCCAAAGCTGTGGCTTTGGAGTTCATGATGTGGGAGTTGAATGTGTGCATGAACATATTCTGTCTTTGGTTGAGTCAACGATGACATATTATCATGACCATTGCAAGTATGCAACTGATGTTTTTTAGGCACTGTTTGGTAAATATGTTTGGTGCATTTGAGTTAATGACCATGTTTTTTAGGCACATTTTGTAAATATGTTAGATGATTTGTACATGATGAGTTTATGCATTATTCCTGTTGTTTAAACTTGAACCTATTCTTGCTTAATATTGTGCATTCAATATGAAATCGTGTAGTTGGTTTGACCCAACAACTTTGTCACTGCCTGATAAATGCTTGTAATTTTTGTTGGCAGATAATACGAGGTGTTTTGGAGCCGATAGTTACATTGCAAGATCTGGAACAAAAACCGCAACCGGTGACAATGCTTTACGAGATCTGCCAAAAGAATGGTAAAAAAGTTGACATAGAACAACAGAGAAATGGTGCCAAAAGCACGGCCAATGTCTATGTTGACGGAGAGTTGGTTGCATCCGCTTCCTCAGATCAAAAGGATATTGCAAGGCTTGAAGCTGCCAAGGCTGCCTTGCATAAACTAGAACGCTTACTGCCTGCCACTACCATGATACGTGACTGTTATGTCGGCATTGATGGTACCTTTGAAGTTGAAGCTGCAAAGCAGAAGTTATATGCAATTTGTGGGATAAAAAAGTGGCCTAAACCAGTATACAGGTAAACACGGCTAGCCTGGCACTATAATTCATTTATAGTCTTGATTTCATTCTCTGTGTATAAAAGTGTGTCTACCTGTCTTCTGGTTTCCTTGCTAGAATAACTTGAAATTATATGGCAGGT includes these proteins:
- the LOC127118162 gene encoding ribonuclease 3-like protein 2, which gives rise to MKMEASVSAVEKIIGYTFQNKKLLEQALTHTSYPEAVSYERLEFVGDAVLGLAISNHLFLAYSSVDPGTLSLLRAANVSTEKLARAAVRNGLHRYVRHNTFSIVDMINEFVEAVDCEDDCVVVKYGGSVKAPKILADIVESIAAAVYVDVGFDLKKLWVIIRGVLEPIVTLQDLEQKPQPVTMLYEICQKNGKKVDIEQQRNGAKSTANVYVDGELVASASSDQKDIARLEAAKAALHKLERLLPATTMIRDCYVGIDGTFEVEAAKQKLYAICGIKKWPKPVYSIVKDEGTPQDKKFVTAVQIATPSATLQMSGDEKSRVKDAENSAASLMIRALQQHKYV